The following coding sequences are from one Bombus terrestris chromosome 14, iyBomTerr1.2, whole genome shotgun sequence window:
- the LOC100647552 gene encoding sodium-dependent nutrient amino acid transporter 1 isoform X1, producing the protein MRKGRQNVAFIGDDGHTTNDFQRATTGDDGKFQDNSSYSFAYELQEDRKLPLSLMLSDETITTDNEMKRDTWGNGLEFLMSCIAMSIGLGNVWRFPFTAYENGGGVFLIPYIIVLFLVGKPFYYLEMIMGQFSSRSSVKMWSAVPGFRGVGWAQMFSMLAVGTYYCFLMSITLFYLIASFQSSLPWSTCLEEWGNSCSDSGSSYNISKRNSTNMTSSAEFFFRKTVLKEKHTIQDGVGLPDWSLTICLFIAWGCIFAVLARGVKSSGKAAYFLAIFPYIIMISLLVRAVTLDGAVNGIIFFIKPNWEKLFDAHVWYAAVTQCFFSLSVCFGGVVMYSSYNDFRHNIYRDVLVVTTLDTFTSLMAGFTIFGILGNLAHELGTEDISNVVRGGTGLAFVSYPDAIAKFNVLPQLFSVLFFLMLYVLGIGSAIALAGAIITIISDQFPNWRYIYIVTGTCTFGFCAGVIYCTPGGQFILELVDYYAGSFIVFILATLEIIGIFWVYGLENFLDDVEYMLKRRPSVYWRLCWTLVVPILLAVILVYTIINLKPLTYSGISYPDSAHAAGWTICTFGILQVPFWMIYAIISKRNLSPLEMIKSAFKPSSDWGPKNSKELDSWIEFKETKRKIREKRECSRIKQFVYVILCWEDKLV; encoded by the exons ATGAGAAAG GGACGACAGAATGTTGCTTTCATTGGAGATGATGGACACACAACTAACGATTTTCAACGCGCCACGACAGGTGACGATGGAaag TTTCAAGATAACAGTTCCTACAGTTTCGCCTATGAATTACAGGAAGATCGCAAATTGCCACTCTCTTTGATGCTTTCTGATGAAACA attacaacggataatgAAATGAAGAGAGATACCTGGGGCAATGGATTAGAATTTCTAATGTCCTGCATCGCCATGTCCATAGGTCTGGGCAACGTTTGGCGATTTCCATTCACAGCTTACGAGAATGGCGGTGGGGTATTTCTAATACCTTACATCATCGTCTTGTTCCTCGTTGGGAAACCATTCTACTATTTGGAGATGATCATGGGGCAATTCAGCAGTAGGTCTTCGGTGAAAATGTGGTCAGCAG TACCTGGATTTCGAGGTGTTGGCTGGGCACAAATGTTCTCGATGCTCGCGGTAGGAACATACTATTGTTTTCTGATGTCGATAACCCTTTTTTACCTCATTGCAAGCTTTCAATCCTCACTGCCTTGGTCCACGTGTTTGGAAGAATGGGGAAATTCTTGCTCCGATTCGGGAAGCTCTTATAACATCAGCAAACGAAATAGTACAAATATGACCAGTTCTGCTGAATTTTTCTTCAG AAAAACTGTGCTGAAAGAAAAACATACTATTCAGGATGGCGTCGGATTGCCAGATTGGAGTCTGACAATTTGCTTGTTTATTGCGTGGGGCTGCATATTTGCTGTCTTGGCACGTGGTGTGAAGAGCTCAGGGAAAGCGGCCTATTTCCTCGCGATCTTTCCTTACATCATCATGATAAGCTTGCTGGTTAGAGCGGTTACCTTAGACGGTGCTGTGAACGGGAtcattttctttataaaaccgAACTGGGAGAAGCTGTTCGATGCACACGTCTGGTACGCGGCTGTTACACAGTGTTTCTTTTCACTGTCGGTCTGCTTCGGCGGTGTCGTCATGTACTCGTCGTACAATGACTTCAGACATAACATATACAG AGATGTCTTAGTTGTAACGACGTTGGATACGTTCACAAGTTTAATGGCTGGCTTCACCATTTTTGGTATCCTTGGAAATTTAGCTCACGAACTAGGTACCGAAGACATCAGCAACGTTGTTCGTGGTGGAACCGGTCTTGCTTTCGTCTCTTATCCAGATGCCATTGCAAAGTTTAATGTTCTACCGCAA CTTTTCTCGGTACTCTTTTTCTTGATGCTTTACGTCCTCGGAATCGGAAGTGCCATCGCATTGGCCGGTGCTATTATCACAATTATCAGCGATCAATTTCCAAATTGGAGGTACATATACATAGTGACCGGTACATGCACCTTTGGATTTTGCGCTGGAGTCATTTATTGCACGCCC GGTGGCCAGTTTATACTGGAATTGGTCGATTACTATGCTGGATCCTTTATCGTGTTTATTTTGGCTACTCTTGAGATAATTGGAATTTTCTGGGTATATGGCCTGGAGAACTTTTTGGACGACGTGGAGTACATGTTAAAAAGAAGGCCATCGGTTTATTGGAGACTTTGTTGGACTCTTGTTGTTCCGATATTACTGGCTGTGATCCTAGTGTATACCATAATCAATCTGAAACCTTTGACTTATAGTGGTATCTCTTATCCTGATAGTGCTCATG CAGCAGGCTGGACAATTTGCACGTTTGGCATTCTGCAAGTTCCTTTCTGGATGATTTACGCTATAATCTCGAAAAGAAATTTATCTCCACTCGAG ATGATCAAGTCGGCGTTTAAACCTTCGTCAGATTGGGGACCGAAGAATTCCAAAGAACTGGATTCTTGGATCGAATTTAAGGAGACCAAAAGGAAAATTCGAGAGAAACGTGAATGTTCCAGAATTAAACAGTTCGTTTATGTAATACTCTGCTGGGAAGATAAGCTCGTGTAA
- the LOC100647552 gene encoding sodium-dependent nutrient amino acid transporter 1 isoform X2: MRKGRQNVAFIGDDGHTTNDFQRATTGDDGKITTDNEMKRDTWGNGLEFLMSCIAMSIGLGNVWRFPFTAYENGGGVFLIPYIIVLFLVGKPFYYLEMIMGQFSSRSSVKMWSAVPGFRGVGWAQMFSMLAVGTYYCFLMSITLFYLIASFQSSLPWSTCLEEWGNSCSDSGSSYNISKRNSTNMTSSAEFFFRKTVLKEKHTIQDGVGLPDWSLTICLFIAWGCIFAVLARGVKSSGKAAYFLAIFPYIIMISLLVRAVTLDGAVNGIIFFIKPNWEKLFDAHVWYAAVTQCFFSLSVCFGGVVMYSSYNDFRHNIYRDVLVVTTLDTFTSLMAGFTIFGILGNLAHELGTEDISNVVRGGTGLAFVSYPDAIAKFNVLPQLFSVLFFLMLYVLGIGSAIALAGAIITIISDQFPNWRYIYIVTGTCTFGFCAGVIYCTPGGQFILELVDYYAGSFIVFILATLEIIGIFWVYGLENFLDDVEYMLKRRPSVYWRLCWTLVVPILLAVILVYTIINLKPLTYSGISYPDSAHAAGWTICTFGILQVPFWMIYAIISKRNLSPLEMIKSAFKPSSDWGPKNSKELDSWIEFKETKRKIREKRECSRIKQFVYVILCWEDKLV, encoded by the exons ATGAGAAAG GGACGACAGAATGTTGCTTTCATTGGAGATGATGGACACACAACTAACGATTTTCAACGCGCCACGACAGGTGACGATGGAaag attacaacggataatgAAATGAAGAGAGATACCTGGGGCAATGGATTAGAATTTCTAATGTCCTGCATCGCCATGTCCATAGGTCTGGGCAACGTTTGGCGATTTCCATTCACAGCTTACGAGAATGGCGGTGGGGTATTTCTAATACCTTACATCATCGTCTTGTTCCTCGTTGGGAAACCATTCTACTATTTGGAGATGATCATGGGGCAATTCAGCAGTAGGTCTTCGGTGAAAATGTGGTCAGCAG TACCTGGATTTCGAGGTGTTGGCTGGGCACAAATGTTCTCGATGCTCGCGGTAGGAACATACTATTGTTTTCTGATGTCGATAACCCTTTTTTACCTCATTGCAAGCTTTCAATCCTCACTGCCTTGGTCCACGTGTTTGGAAGAATGGGGAAATTCTTGCTCCGATTCGGGAAGCTCTTATAACATCAGCAAACGAAATAGTACAAATATGACCAGTTCTGCTGAATTTTTCTTCAG AAAAACTGTGCTGAAAGAAAAACATACTATTCAGGATGGCGTCGGATTGCCAGATTGGAGTCTGACAATTTGCTTGTTTATTGCGTGGGGCTGCATATTTGCTGTCTTGGCACGTGGTGTGAAGAGCTCAGGGAAAGCGGCCTATTTCCTCGCGATCTTTCCTTACATCATCATGATAAGCTTGCTGGTTAGAGCGGTTACCTTAGACGGTGCTGTGAACGGGAtcattttctttataaaaccgAACTGGGAGAAGCTGTTCGATGCACACGTCTGGTACGCGGCTGTTACACAGTGTTTCTTTTCACTGTCGGTCTGCTTCGGCGGTGTCGTCATGTACTCGTCGTACAATGACTTCAGACATAACATATACAG AGATGTCTTAGTTGTAACGACGTTGGATACGTTCACAAGTTTAATGGCTGGCTTCACCATTTTTGGTATCCTTGGAAATTTAGCTCACGAACTAGGTACCGAAGACATCAGCAACGTTGTTCGTGGTGGAACCGGTCTTGCTTTCGTCTCTTATCCAGATGCCATTGCAAAGTTTAATGTTCTACCGCAA CTTTTCTCGGTACTCTTTTTCTTGATGCTTTACGTCCTCGGAATCGGAAGTGCCATCGCATTGGCCGGTGCTATTATCACAATTATCAGCGATCAATTTCCAAATTGGAGGTACATATACATAGTGACCGGTACATGCACCTTTGGATTTTGCGCTGGAGTCATTTATTGCACGCCC GGTGGCCAGTTTATACTGGAATTGGTCGATTACTATGCTGGATCCTTTATCGTGTTTATTTTGGCTACTCTTGAGATAATTGGAATTTTCTGGGTATATGGCCTGGAGAACTTTTTGGACGACGTGGAGTACATGTTAAAAAGAAGGCCATCGGTTTATTGGAGACTTTGTTGGACTCTTGTTGTTCCGATATTACTGGCTGTGATCCTAGTGTATACCATAATCAATCTGAAACCTTTGACTTATAGTGGTATCTCTTATCCTGATAGTGCTCATG CAGCAGGCTGGACAATTTGCACGTTTGGCATTCTGCAAGTTCCTTTCTGGATGATTTACGCTATAATCTCGAAAAGAAATTTATCTCCACTCGAG ATGATCAAGTCGGCGTTTAAACCTTCGTCAGATTGGGGACCGAAGAATTCCAAAGAACTGGATTCTTGGATCGAATTTAAGGAGACCAAAAGGAAAATTCGAGAGAAACGTGAATGTTCCAGAATTAAACAGTTCGTTTATGTAATACTCTGCTGGGAAGATAAGCTCGTGTAA
- the LOC100647552 gene encoding sodium-dependent nutrient amino acid transporter 1 isoform X3: MLSDETITTDNEMKRDTWGNGLEFLMSCIAMSIGLGNVWRFPFTAYENGGGVFLIPYIIVLFLVGKPFYYLEMIMGQFSSRSSVKMWSAVPGFRGVGWAQMFSMLAVGTYYCFLMSITLFYLIASFQSSLPWSTCLEEWGNSCSDSGSSYNISKRNSTNMTSSAEFFFRKTVLKEKHTIQDGVGLPDWSLTICLFIAWGCIFAVLARGVKSSGKAAYFLAIFPYIIMISLLVRAVTLDGAVNGIIFFIKPNWEKLFDAHVWYAAVTQCFFSLSVCFGGVVMYSSYNDFRHNIYRDVLVVTTLDTFTSLMAGFTIFGILGNLAHELGTEDISNVVRGGTGLAFVSYPDAIAKFNVLPQLFSVLFFLMLYVLGIGSAIALAGAIITIISDQFPNWRYIYIVTGTCTFGFCAGVIYCTPGGQFILELVDYYAGSFIVFILATLEIIGIFWVYGLENFLDDVEYMLKRRPSVYWRLCWTLVVPILLAVILVYTIINLKPLTYSGISYPDSAHAAGWTICTFGILQVPFWMIYAIISKRNLSPLEMIKSAFKPSSDWGPKNSKELDSWIEFKETKRKIREKRECSRIKQFVYVILCWEDKLV; this comes from the exons ATGCTTTCTGATGAAACA attacaacggataatgAAATGAAGAGAGATACCTGGGGCAATGGATTAGAATTTCTAATGTCCTGCATCGCCATGTCCATAGGTCTGGGCAACGTTTGGCGATTTCCATTCACAGCTTACGAGAATGGCGGTGGGGTATTTCTAATACCTTACATCATCGTCTTGTTCCTCGTTGGGAAACCATTCTACTATTTGGAGATGATCATGGGGCAATTCAGCAGTAGGTCTTCGGTGAAAATGTGGTCAGCAG TACCTGGATTTCGAGGTGTTGGCTGGGCACAAATGTTCTCGATGCTCGCGGTAGGAACATACTATTGTTTTCTGATGTCGATAACCCTTTTTTACCTCATTGCAAGCTTTCAATCCTCACTGCCTTGGTCCACGTGTTTGGAAGAATGGGGAAATTCTTGCTCCGATTCGGGAAGCTCTTATAACATCAGCAAACGAAATAGTACAAATATGACCAGTTCTGCTGAATTTTTCTTCAG AAAAACTGTGCTGAAAGAAAAACATACTATTCAGGATGGCGTCGGATTGCCAGATTGGAGTCTGACAATTTGCTTGTTTATTGCGTGGGGCTGCATATTTGCTGTCTTGGCACGTGGTGTGAAGAGCTCAGGGAAAGCGGCCTATTTCCTCGCGATCTTTCCTTACATCATCATGATAAGCTTGCTGGTTAGAGCGGTTACCTTAGACGGTGCTGTGAACGGGAtcattttctttataaaaccgAACTGGGAGAAGCTGTTCGATGCACACGTCTGGTACGCGGCTGTTACACAGTGTTTCTTTTCACTGTCGGTCTGCTTCGGCGGTGTCGTCATGTACTCGTCGTACAATGACTTCAGACATAACATATACAG AGATGTCTTAGTTGTAACGACGTTGGATACGTTCACAAGTTTAATGGCTGGCTTCACCATTTTTGGTATCCTTGGAAATTTAGCTCACGAACTAGGTACCGAAGACATCAGCAACGTTGTTCGTGGTGGAACCGGTCTTGCTTTCGTCTCTTATCCAGATGCCATTGCAAAGTTTAATGTTCTACCGCAA CTTTTCTCGGTACTCTTTTTCTTGATGCTTTACGTCCTCGGAATCGGAAGTGCCATCGCATTGGCCGGTGCTATTATCACAATTATCAGCGATCAATTTCCAAATTGGAGGTACATATACATAGTGACCGGTACATGCACCTTTGGATTTTGCGCTGGAGTCATTTATTGCACGCCC GGTGGCCAGTTTATACTGGAATTGGTCGATTACTATGCTGGATCCTTTATCGTGTTTATTTTGGCTACTCTTGAGATAATTGGAATTTTCTGGGTATATGGCCTGGAGAACTTTTTGGACGACGTGGAGTACATGTTAAAAAGAAGGCCATCGGTTTATTGGAGACTTTGTTGGACTCTTGTTGTTCCGATATTACTGGCTGTGATCCTAGTGTATACCATAATCAATCTGAAACCTTTGACTTATAGTGGTATCTCTTATCCTGATAGTGCTCATG CAGCAGGCTGGACAATTTGCACGTTTGGCATTCTGCAAGTTCCTTTCTGGATGATTTACGCTATAATCTCGAAAAGAAATTTATCTCCACTCGAG ATGATCAAGTCGGCGTTTAAACCTTCGTCAGATTGGGGACCGAAGAATTCCAAAGAACTGGATTCTTGGATCGAATTTAAGGAGACCAAAAGGAAAATTCGAGAGAAACGTGAATGTTCCAGAATTAAACAGTTCGTTTATGTAATACTCTGCTGGGAAGATAAGCTCGTGTAA